In Plasmodium chabaudi chabaudi strain AS genome assembly, chromosome: 9, the following proteins share a genomic window:
- a CDS encoding early transcribed membrane protein, translated as MKLTKALYFIAFLLAINVFVPGFNNYVEAKPANGNSLAKKIKNNKAAFLATLITTLALAAAGTTFGVMHLKKKGKGKKLPSDKSKPLFVPRAPPNAEPASKPAPANAPKA; from the coding sequence atgaaattaacaaaagcattatattttattgccTTTTTATTGGCCATAAACGTTTTCGTCCCAggatttaataattatgttgAAGCTAAACCAGCAAATGGAAATTCTCTtgctaaaaaaattaaaaataacaaagcTGCATTTTTAGCTACATTAATTACAACATTAGCATTAGCAGCAGCTGGTACCACTTTTGGTGTAATGCATCTTAAAAAGAAAGGAAAGGGTAAAAAATTACCATCAGATAAATCAAAACCCTTATTTGTTCCACGCGCACCCCCCAATGCAGAACCTGCCTCAAAACCAGCACCAGCTAATGCTCCAAAAGCCTAA
- a CDS encoding fam-c protein, whose product MNKRIFSLVCIVLYILLGASIHCSEQKESSVRVFFRVTKKTNKSTEKNGIESKCETQLNNNNNNSPKNEDKKIKNRKLIIYYDEKTNLWGYGCCGLWYLFD is encoded by the exons atgaataaaaggATATTTAGTTTAGTTTGTATCGTCTTGTATATCCTTTTGGGTGCATCAATACATTGCTCGGAGCAGAAA GAATCTAGCGTAAGAGTTTTTTTTCGTGTTAccaaaaaaacaaacaaaaGTACGGAAAAGAATGGTATAGAATCTAAATGTGAAActcaattaaataataacaataataacagtcctaaaaatgaagacaaaaaaataaaaaatagaaaattaaTCATCTATTACGATGAAAAAACGAACCTTTGGGGGTATGGTTGTTGTGGTTTGTggtatttatttgattga
- a CDS encoding fam-a protein, protein MNKGYIKVVLALLGVAVYMQNMAFASDSTSSENSSNEESEQLLTADSEEVHPKLSTDPEEYEQRLHPNPEENEHLLCTDPEETKQAENVMAEALVHLQDHAKHTDDYYLYSKVDDRAIIHFKNFNGTDIGKLELTILNPNCYDDIINMIWDPSGAKYFDDSFIKGSIFRIYNKNLGIIEQRHSTGFRWDGHYNALAGKAQLSEDTTAIALVSSNINDHDRKNSKNYINPIVESANSFTPEIDSEEDIKKGKLSKTYINLVGFIIKKEPDCVKITYLISIDANTYFFVLNSIIRNAVYNKILDIVKIRDIFEEE, encoded by the exons atgaataaggGATATATTAAGGTTGTTTTGGCACTATTAGGTGTCGCagtatatatgcaaaatatGGCATTTGCAAGTGATTCTACTTCAAGCGAAAATTc TTCAAATGAAGAAAGTGAACAACTACTAACTGCTGATTCTGAAGAAGTTCACCCCAAATTATCTACCGACCCTGAAGAATATGAACAACGATTGCATCCCAACcctgaagaaaatgaacaTCTATTATGTACCGACCCTGAAGAAACTAAACAAGCAGAAAACGTTATGGCAGAAGCTTTAGTTCATCTACAAGATCATGCCAAACATACAGATGattactatttatattctaAGGTAGATGATAGAGcaattatacattttaagAATTTTAATGGCACTGATATTGGAAAGCTTGAACTTACAATCCTCAACCCCAATTGT tatgatgatataataaacatgATATGGGATCCCAGTGGCGCAAAGTACTTCGAtgattcatttattaaag gAAGCATTTTTCgaatatacaataaaaatttaggGATTATAGAGCAACGTCACAGTACTGGTTTTAGATGGGATGGACATTATAATGCATTAGCCGGAAAAGCTCAA ttATCAGAAGACACAACTGCAATAGCCTTGGTTTcatcaaatataaatgatcatgatagaaaaaatagtaaaaattatataaatcctATTGTAGAAAGTGCAAACTCATTCACGCCTGAAATTGACTCTGAAgaagatattaaaaaaggaaaattatCTAAAACGTATATTAACTTAGTAGGatttatcattaaaaaGGAACCCGACTGCGTTAAAATTACCTATCTCATCTCT ATTGATGCaaatacttatttttttgtcctAAATTCCATAATTAGAAATGCTGTATACAACAAAATTTTAGATATTGTCAAAATAAGGGATATTTTTGAAGAGGAATAA